One segment of Ipomoea triloba cultivar NCNSP0323 chromosome 12, ASM357664v1 DNA contains the following:
- the LOC116000499 gene encoding probable GABA transporter 2, with protein sequence MAEPPRSDAFPEERRDNDAGAVFVLESKGEWWHAGFHLTTAIVGPTILTLPYAFRGLGWGLGFFCLTAMGVVTFYSYYLMSLVLEHCEKSGRRHIRFRELAADVLGSGWMFYFVIFIQTAINTGISIGAILLAGECIQIMYSNLSPHGSLKLYDFIAIVTGVQIVLSQFPSFHSLRHINLVSLFLSLGYTFLVVGACIHAGMSKNAPSKDYSLETSKLSRVFSAFTSISIIAAIFGNGILPEIQATLAPPATGKMMKGLTMCYSVILVTFYSAAVSGYWTFGNKSNSNILKSLMPDDGPSLAPTWVLGLGVIFVLLQLFAIGLVYSQVAYEIMETKSADVNQGMFSWRNLIPRIILRSLYMALCGFLAAMLPFFGDINGVVGAIGFIPLDFILPMLLYNMTFKPSKSSLTLWINSLIIIVFTGAGLLGAFSSVRKLILDANKFKLFSSDVVD encoded by the exons ATGGCGGAGCCTCCTCGGAGCGACGCGTTTCCTGAGGAGCGCCGGGATAACGACGCCGGAGCGGTGTTCGTGCTGGAATCCAAAG GGGAATGGTGGCACGCGGGGTTTCACCTGACGACGGCGATAGTGGGGCCCACTATACTGACTCTGCCTTACGCGTTCCGGGGGCTGGGTTGGGGCCTGGGGTTCTTCTGCCTCACCGCCATGGGAGTGGTGACCTTCTACTCCTACTATCTCATGTCTCTGGTGCTTGAGCACTGTGAGAAGTCCGGCCGTCGCCATATCCGGTTCCGCGAGCTCGCCGCCGACGTTTTAG GTTCTGGATGGatgttttattttgtaatattcatTCAAACAGCCATTAACACTGGAATTAGCATAGGAGCAATTTTGCTTGCTGGAGAATGCATCCAG ATCATGTACTCGAATCTTTCACCCCATGGGTCGTTGAAGTTGTATGACTTCATAGCAATAGTAACGGGAGTCCAGATAGTTCTCTCGCAGTTTCCATCCTTCCACTCCCTCAGGCATATCAACCTGGTTTCGCTATTCCTGAGCTTGGGCTACACTTTCCTTGTAGTTGGTGCTTGCATTCATGCTG GAATGTCCAAAAATGCACCTTCAAAAGACTACTCATTAGAAACGTCGAAGTTGTCTCGAGTGTTCAGTGCATTCACTTCCATATCCATTATAGCTGCCATTTTTGGAAATGGTATTCTGCCTGAAATACAG GCAACTCTTGCTCCACCAGCTACAGGAAAGATGATGAAAGGGCTCACAATGTGTTACTCTGTGATTCTTGTCACCTTCTACTCTGCTGCGGTGTCTGGATATTGGACATTTGGAAacaaatccaattcaaacatccTCAAGAGCTTAATGCCAGATGATGGACCTTCATTGGCTCCAACATGGGTATTAGGTCTTGGGGTTATATTTGTTCTTCTTCAGCTCTTCGCCATAGGCCTG GTGTATTCTCAAGTGGCCTATGaaataatggaaacaaaatCTGCAGATGTGAACCAAGGGATGTTCTCTTGGAGAAACTTAATTCCGAGGATAATTCTCCGGTCACTGTACATGGCACTGTGTGGGTTTTTGGCAGCTATGTTACCATTCTTTGGGGACATCAATGGCGTAGTTGGAGCAATTGGCTTCATCCCTCTGGATTTCATTCTCCCAATGCTCCTCTACAACATGACTTTCAAACCCTCCAAGTCATCCTTAACCTTGTGGATTAACAGCTTAATCATTATAGTGTTTACAGGTGCAGGACTTCTGGGCGCATTCTCTTCTGTAAGGAAGTTGATCCTTGATGCCAATAAATTCAAGCTGTTCAGTAGTGACGTTGTAGACTGA
- the LOC115998615 gene encoding high mobility group B protein 6-like codes for MAAVAEMPIAIPAKKPRSRKPLKQKNASPSEAADVPLPVAVEESAGKENHGSLSQKKSKRGASKAKKQTEESSSFEKELQEMQDRLQRLKIEKEQTEELLKAREEMLKQKEEELQVRGKEQEKLQLELKKLQKIKEFKPTLNFPILKTLGEKEKEKKGTKRPAAPYLLWCKDQWNEVKKANPDAEFKEITNQLGAKWKTLTPEDKKPYEEKYQAEKEEYLKAVGNEKREREAMRLLEEEHKQKTAMELLQQFIHFQQETTANENNKKKKKEKDPLKPKQPLSAFFVFTNERRAALLAENKNVKEVAKITGEEWKNMTDDQKAPYEEIAAKNKEQYGQEMEVYRKMKEEEAASHKKEEEEMIKLKKQEAMQLLKKKEKTENLIKKTKENQRKKQKEEKNVDPNRPKKPASSFLLFSKEERKRIVEEKPGTNNTTVNALISLKWKELSEEEKQVWNSKAAEAMEAYKKELEEYNKSAVEYQNSKK; via the exons ATGGCCGCCGTTGCAGAAATGCCCATTGCCATCCCAGCGAAGAAACCGAGATCCAGAAAGCCATTGAAGCAGAAAAACGCTTCACCAAGCGAGGCTGCCGACGTTCCTCTCCCGGTGGCGGTAGAAGAGTCCGCCGGGAAAGAGAACCATGGAAGTCTATCTCAGAAGAAATCCAAGAGAGGGGCCTCGAAGGCGAAAAAGCAGACCGAGGAATCGTCGTCGTTCGAGAAGGAACTCCAGGAAATGCAGGACAGGCTCCAGAGACTGAAGATTGAGAAGGAACAGACTGAGGAACTGTTGAAGGCCAGGGAGGAAATGCTGAAGCAGAAAGAGGAAGAGCTTCAAGTCCGCGGCAAAGAACAGGAGAAACTTCAATTGGAACTCAAGAAATTGCAGAAGATCAAGGAATTCAAACCCACTCTG AATTTCCCAATTCTGAAAACCCTaggagagaaagaaaaagagaagaaaggcACGAAAAGGCCGGCAGCACCTTATCTGTTATGGTGCAAAGACCAGTGGAATGAG GTAAAGAAAGCGAACCCAGATGCGGAGTTCAAGGAGATAACAAATCAGCTTGGGGCAAAATGGAAGACGCTCACCCCGGAAGACAAGAAGCCGTACGAGGAAAAGTACCAGGCGGAGAAAGAAGAATACTTGAAGGCTGTCGGAAATGAGAAGCGTGAAAGAGAAGCAATGAGGCTCTTGGAGGAGGAGCACAAGCAGAAGACAGCCATGGAATTGCTCCAGCAATTCATCCACTTTCAGCAAGAAACAACAGCCAACGAAAACAACAAGAAGAAAAA GAAGGAGAAAGATCCATTGAAACCAAAGCAACCATTATCGGCTTTTTTCGTGTTCACCAATGAGCGGCGTGCTGCTTTGCTTGCTGAGAACAAGAATGTGAAAGAG GTGGCAAAGATCACAGGTGAAGAATGGAAGAACATGACTGATGACCAGAAAGCACCCTATGAAGAA ATTGCAGCAAAGAACAAGGAACAGTATGGTCAAGAAATGGAGGTTTACAGAAAGATGAAGGAAGAAGAAGCTGCCAGCCACAAGAAGGAAGAGGAGGAGATGATCAAGCTCAAGAAGCAGGAAGCTATGCAATTGCtaaagaagaaggagaagacaGAAAATCTCATTAAG aaaacaaaagagaatcaaAGAAAGAAACAGAAGGAAGAGAAGAATGTAGATCCCAACAGGCCAAAGAAGCCAGCTTCCTCATTCCTTCTGTTCAGCAAGGAGGAAAGGAAGAGGATAGTGGAAGAGAAGCCTGGAACCAACAATACAACAGTTAATGCTCTCATTTCTCTCAAATGGAAG GAGCTGAGTGAAGAAGAGAAACAAGTTTGGAACAGCAAAGCTGCTGAGGCCATGGAGGCATACAAGAAGGAATTGGAGGAATACAATAAATCTGCAGTAGAGTATCAGAACAGCAAGAAATGA